One window from the genome of Musa acuminata AAA Group cultivar baxijiao chromosome BXJ1-4, Cavendish_Baxijiao_AAA, whole genome shotgun sequence encodes:
- the LOC103981037 gene encoding probable L-type lectin-domain containing receptor kinase S.7: MAIAFVALLAPLLLLLPPSASCVDVRFDFASFSFLNLTLLGDSYLRNGTIGLTRETDVPSSSSGAAICTLPIRFLDPGTDAAAASFATKFSFSVTNPNPDSYGDGLTFFVSPGNATIGSTGGYLGLFNPSGNGSGGGNGSIIAIEFDARLDVGLGDPSGNHVGLDVDSPISKASVDLTPYGIDLKSGKLITAWVDYHQNVTVLKVWLGYTDVKPKDPVLITTIDLSKHFAEYMYVGFSASTEGSTEVHTIEGWIFQAFSSLAVANTTPSVPRNASGGSWSAIPAIPIADARDSPHRMLGLGLAIIGPATFAVAFAVLVWVSAKKWLEKKASKEVFKSEFLKGPRKFSYKELSSATRGFHSSRIVGNGAFGTVYKATLPGSGLTYAVKRSKQAQQSKKEFMGELSIIARLRHKNLVQLEGWCTEKNELLLVYEFMTNGSLDKILYRGQESGTSSMFKWSQRYNAAIGIASVLTYLHQECEQQVIHRDIKTSNIMLDANFNPRLGDFGLARLMDHNESPVSTLTAGTMGYLAPEYLQYGKATEKTDVFSYGVVILEICCGRRPIDSKDSKEHKLVNLVDWVWRLYSEDRLIEAADSKLNGEFDEGEMLGLLLVGLGCANPNCAERPTMRRVLQILNREAEPMAVPKKKPLLMFTSAASFSMKEIVSDIEGSTVITISTQI; encoded by the coding sequence ATGGCCATTGCGTTTGTTGCCCTCCTCGCGCCTCTGCTGTTGCTGCTACCACCATCAGCCTCTTGCGTGGATGTGAGATTCGACTTCGCCTCCTTCTCCTTCCTCAATCTCACCCTCCTCGGCGACTCCTACCTCAGGAACGGCACCATTGGCCTCACCAGGGAGACCGATGTGCCCTCCTCTAGCTCCGGTGCCGCTATCTGCACTCTCCCCATCCGGTTCCTCGACCCGGGGAccgacgccgccgccgcctccttcgCCACCAAGTTCTCCTTCTCCGTCACGAATCCTAATCCCGACTCCTACGGGGATGGGCTCACGTTCTTCGTCTCCCCCGGCAACGCCACCATCGGGAGCACCGGAGGCTACTTGGGCTTGTTCAACCCGTCCGGgaacggcagcggcggcggcaacgGGTCGATCATCGCGATCGAATTCGATGCTCGATTGGATGTGGGGTTGGGTGATCCAAGCGGCAATCATGTTGGTCTTGATGTCGACAGCCCCATTTCCAAGGCCTCGGTCGATCTGACTCCGTACGGCATCGATCTCAAGAGTGGGAAGCTAATCACCGCTTGGGTCGACTACCACCAAAACGTGACTGTGCTCAAGGTTTGGCTGGGATACACCGACGTGAAGCCCAAAGATCCAGTTTTGATCACCACAATCGATCTCTCCAAGCATTTCGCGGAGTACATGTACGTTGGTTTCTCGGCGTCCACCGAGGGCAGCACGGAGGTGCACACAATCGAGGGTTGGATCTTCCAGGCCTTCAGTTCCCTCGCCGTCGCAAACACCACCCCCAGTGTTCCTCGCAATGCTTCTGGTGGTTCGTGGAGCGCGATTCCGGCGATACCCATCGCCGATGCTCGCGACAGTCCTCACAGGATGCTCGGCCTAGGACTAGCAATCATTGGCCCCGCGACATTTGCTGTGGCCTTTGCTGTGCTTGTTTGGGTCTCAGCCAAGAAGTGGCTGGAGAAGAAGGCAAGCAAGGAGGTATTCAAGTCCGAGTTCTTGAAAGGCCCAAGGAAGTTCTCTTACAAGGAGCTGAGCTCAGCTACCCGAGGATTCCACAGCAGCAGAATCGTCGGGAACGGAGCCTTCGGGACAGTCTACAAAGCAACCCTTCCTGGATCAGGTTTAACGTATGCGGTGAAGCGGTCCAAGCAAGCCCAACAgagcaagaaggaattcatgggcGAGCTATCGATCATAGCTCGCCTGAGACACAAGAATCTAGTTCAGCTTGAAGGTTGGTGTACAGAGAAGAATGAGTTGCTGCTGGTATACGAGTTCATGACCAACGGCAGCCTCGACAAGATCCTTTACCGAGGACAAGAATCAGGGACCAGCTCGATGTTCAAATGGTCCCAGAGGTACAATGCGGCGATCGGGATTGCCTCGGTTCTGACATACTTGCATCAAGAATGTGAACAGCAAGTGATTCATAGAGACATAAAGACCAGCAACATAATGCTGGATGCCAACTTCAATCCGAGACTGGGAGATTTTGGCCTGGCAAGGTTGATGGATCACAATGAGAGCCCTGTGTCGACTCTAACCGCTGGAACGATGGGCTACCTTGCACCTGAATACCTCCAGTATGGAAAAGCTACTGAGAAGACTGATGTGTTTAGTTATGGAGTTGTGATACTAGAGATCTGTTGTGGCAGGAGGCCAATTGATTCTAAAGACAGCAAAGAACACAAGTTGGTCAATTTGGTGGATTGGGTTTGGAGATTGTACTCTGAGGATAGGCTTATTGAAGCTGCAGACAGTAAATTGAATGGGGAGTTCGACGAGGGAGAAATGCTGGGACTTCTGCTCGTGGGTTTGGGCTGTGCAAACCCAAACTGTGCCGAAAGGCCTACCATGAGGAGGGTACTTCAGATTCTCAACCGTGAGGCAGAGCCCATGGCTGTGCCTAAGAAGAAACCACTCCTCATGTTTACTTCAGCTGCCTCTTTCAGCATGAAAGAGATTGTCTCTGACATTGAAGGAAGCACAGTGATCACAATCTCGACCCAAATTTAG
- the LOC103981038 gene encoding DNA oxidative demethylase ALKBH2 isoform X1, with amino-acid sequence MSSRIRFVEIADANPNPSGSRDKQVIDLGDGSEVVYIPRFISRDQAWEWCEHLDKEIPWTRPSIHVFGRSCLQPRETCYIADEGLAAMRYSGYQPNAYSWDDYPILKDILKAVYEALPGSKFNTVLLNRYKSGSDYVAWHSDEDKLYGSTPEIASVSFGCEREFLLRKKPSKKPASRGAHQSNGKQHKGNTEQHAFVLKHGSLLLMKGYTQRDWVHSVPKRMKADSVRINLTFRCILT; translated from the exons ATGAGTTCGAGGATTCGATTCGTCGAAATCGCGGacgctaaccctaaccctagcggtAGCAGAGATAAGCAAGTGATCGATCTCGGCGACGGCAGCGAGGTCGTCTACATACCTCGATTTATTTCCCGCGATCAGGCGTGGGAATGGTGCGAGCATCTCGACAAAGAGATCCCGTGGACGAGACCCTCGATCCACGTCTTTGGGAGGTCTTGCCTCCAG CCAAGGGAGACATGCTATATTGCAGATGAAGGGCTAGCAGCTATGCGGTACAGTGGGTATCAGCCAAATGCATATTCTTGGGATGATTACCCTATCCTCAAAGACATCTTGAAGGCA GTTTATGAAGCACTTCCTGGGAGTAAATTTAATACTGTGCTGTTGAATAGATATAAAAGCGGCTCAGACTATGTGGCATGGCACTCGGATGAGGATAAGTTGTATGGCTCAACTCCAGAGATAGCTTCTGTATCATTTGGATGTGAACGGGAATTCTTGCTGCGAAAGAAACCTTCAAAAAAACCAG CCTCCAGAGGTGCACATCAATCAAATGGGAAACAACACAAGGGCAATACAGAACAGCATGCTTTTGTTCTAAAGCATGGATCTTTGTTACTGATGAAAGGCTACACCCAACGAGATTGGGTTCATTCGGTGCCCAAGCGCATGAAAGCAGATTCTGTTAGAATCAATCTTACTTTCAGGTGCATTCTCACTTGA
- the LOC103981036 gene encoding uncharacterized protein LOC103981036 has product MTTMEHLFMQIFDRKAWIEGQMRQQAGSYGQSLAYNLLADGGRPPPWLWNAGLDAPGCAAPGELSKEQLIEEILFPVPWATTPSTNHNTLYTLPAFKSTNMSQYSSYISDICIPSEQIYPEHTCGTITNGHRKYDKGDYDMISSKVVEDSSVFDLLANAQCYRSRQRNLENHPNEKSNAENFRDGSIAEQSLACNKVGDGAVPSRMTTKRVDCLGNISEPSSHSELINNKATANRAILRLTMSQKADNLVVSTAHDASVLGCYTGAVGKECAPDGSNFIDPGLRTTPSASSRLSHDQSLVVMKKISFDGIEVCSPDGNPYDSFSQIENLCCSSEDAFKKFQSVRLSIEDSLCKDPVPSSGTVQPEEDALHAKVIKSAEAGVSDSTAKERIEFECYLPSASYNMLHKKLRNGETNSSSLSSAPSHTSCTSMLRSCLYSSGIQGSLSGNLIEQSEKQQSGETKTSRQASIASTKRPRTISYVKPMPDLSENIKPCDITKDSITSERETTGHHAEVSFSESLQYTKDEESHRNSKSMLISSGKKQLQLDNIVPAAEVMREEYTKDSGKSHVEGRYELLNMVETVKSKLCGEISSHVSAMEPLEMEFTTDSCKEQPYGSLAVHKMKGIFKGKLIERSVCNLDQLTHDVQIGISVSRTGNICLETEEAEFVTVSGSTLNVDTTESDSAGLGSQLLRSSAGIFDDSGSDGMEPLCSEDHHMALSAKESVFYTTNRDVSEEILIEKSPDVAEMENKLTKSIRSSIRTIQDVNLYEENAYISPSLGKTLVSETKKDENCESVMDTKEKTINQLPYNDSNQNHSSGPQYLTRSLKRHGKTFCYSELNRTSNETSSKQLRRLMTNACEISWPKRRKLNCFSDRILTTPRIRFHQLQYTQEDTCCSSKRSSQITPFEEMQISPSPSGTLLNSDTADADWRSHSEVYHQSKKQCVREDILCLKNKDQIMDVSLPIQHTKGVHSSNLADRNSTTCVLNEIGGFEFTLSQLKEPGTFGDDSDKRLNHVVSKGYCYDIQSIEEKEVFDAEKSLSTYGASLLPNYQDDVVDCDDSMPEFEGFSVGVSPIKRNDICYDSNYLYFREEHVSLDSKQGCSTDLVTPKTRPFENYKINKIADVFQSLPNGLLEQMNLNYSLSGDYSGQYRTSEHDKMSGLCCSLGSVFDCSFDERSYSHSTPSGARFGWAAHKAPLTPPIEKSSLRKISGKSGASSQTVGTNPELVCFRIDENSSTMEDILDKSGTSKEGTRSRGFKVLDNREPLKDVTSKYENAPTLVPPTKMLLDRRDLELGCAYTVDTDQIGDKENQCPSINGNKEGKAVKFLCSRSSKPEINVKTVDGNRSQASTRKGCKPNNIISNISSFIPMVRKKQQATATKGKKDIKVKALEAAEAAKRLEEKKQNAREMRKAASKLERERLEQEKQLKQKQLEEEKRRKAAYIAARKRQREEEERKEKERKRRCIEEAWKLHREQEERLQAKKEDKGLLSKDVDDDGRKKGLVQEAKQQLKLEKGGVVAGSRKAEEVEPGATKVVISSDGMKGIVQDRMPTTKDNQDFQSYEISPYKDSDDEDGEEENMRRRKYIPSWTRRECLDQLLLSQQHQDPSDIFCRKSSFNQSDVLYLSVVRRQPL; this is encoded by the exons ATGACGACGATGGAGCACCTTTTCATGCAGATCTTCGACCGGAAGGCCTGGATCGAGGGCCAAATGCGGCAGCAGGCCGGGTCGTACGGCCAATCCCTCGCTTACAACCTTCTCGCCGACGGCGGACGGCCTCCACCCTGGCTCTGGAACGCGGGGTTGGACGCGCCTGGCTGCGCTGCCCCGGGAG AGTTGAGCAAGGAGCAGCTTATTGAAGAGATTTTATTCCCTGTTCCATGGGCTACAACTCCTTCGACAAATCACAACACTCTCTATACCCTTCCTGCTTTCAAGAGTACCAACATGTCCCAGTACAGTAGCTATATAAGTGACATTTGCATTCCTAGTGAACAAATTTATCCTGAGCACACTTGTGGAACAATAACTAATGGTCACCGCAAATATGACAAAGGAGATTATGACATGATAAGCTCCAAAGTTGTCGAGGATTCAAGTGTTTTTGACCTGCTTGCAAATGCTCAATGCTACAGGTCAAGACAAAGGAACCTTGAGAATCATCCTAATGAAAAGTCAAATGCAGAAAACTTTAGGGATGGGAGTATTGCAGAACAATCATTGGCTTGTAATAAAGTTGGTGATGGAGCTGTTCCATCTAGAATGACTACTAAAAGAGTTGATTGCCTTGGCAACATATCAGAACCATCAAGTCATTCAGAGTTGATAAATAATAAAGCAACTGCAAATCGAGCAATTCTAAGGCTAACCATGTCACAGAAAGCAGACAATCTTGTTGTCAGCACTGCTCATGATGCTTCTGTCCTGGGATGTTATACTGGGGCTGTAGGAAAGGAGTGTGCTCCAGACGGTTCCAATTTCATTGATCCTGGATTAAGGACAACACCCTCTGCATCATCAAGGCTTTCTCACGACCAGTctttggttgttatgaagaaaattAGTTTTGATGGTATTGAAGTTTGCAGTCCTGATGGAAATCCTTATGATTCATTTTCTCAAATAGAAAATCTTTGTTGTTCTTCAGAGGATGCCTTTAAGAAGTTTCAGTCAGTAAGATTGTCAATAGAGGATTCTCTTTGCAAAGATCCTGTGCCTAGCTCTGGCACAGTTCAACCCGAGGAAGACGCCTTGCATGCTAAAGTTATAAAAAGTGCAGAGGCAGGTGTTAGTGATTCAACTGCAAAGGAAAGAATAGAATTTGAATGTTATCTGCCCTCTGCTTCATACAATATGCTTCATAAAAAACTTCGGAATGGGGAAACTAATAGTTCGAGCTTGAGCAGTGCACCAAGTCATACATCTTGTACCTCAATGTTAAGATCTTGTTTGTACTCTTCAGGTATTCAAGGAAGTCTATCAGGAAACCTGATAGAACAGTCAGAGAAGCAGCAAAGTGGTGAAACTAAGACAAGCAGACAGGCAAGCATTGCATCCACCAAGCGACCTCGGACAATTTCTTATGTCAAACCCATGCCTGATTTATCTGAGAACATTAAGCCTTGTGATATTACTAAGGATAGTATCACTTCAGAAAGAGAGACTACGGGCCATCATGCTGAGGTTTCTTTTTCAGAATCTCTTCAGTATACTAAAGATGAAGAATCACACAGAAATTCTAAAAGCATGCTTATTTCATCAGGGAAAAAGCAGCTTCAACTGGACAACATCGTGCCTGCTGCGGAAGTTATGAGAGAGGAATATACAAAGGATAGTGGTAAAAGTCATGTGGAGGGAAGATATGAGTTACTTAACATGGTGGAAACAGTGAAGTCTAAATTATGTGGAGAGATATCTTCACATGTTTCTGCCATGGAACCATTGGAGATGGAATTCACAACTGATTCTTGTAAGGAACAGCCATATGGAAGCTTAGCGGTGCACAAAATGAAAGGGATTTTTAAGGGGAAACTCATAGAAAGATCAGTTTGCAACCTAGATCAACTGACACATGATGTTCAAATTGGTATTTCTGTGTCACGGACAGGTAATATTTGCCTAGAAACTGAAGAAGCTGAATTTGTTACGGTTTCTGGGTCCACATTGAATGTAGACACTACTGAAAGTGATTCTGCAGGATTAGGGAGTCAACTTTTAAGAAGTTCAGCTGGAATTTTTGATGATTCTGGATCTGATGGTATGGAACCACTTTGTTCAGAAGATCATCACATGGCTTTGTCGGCTAAAGAAAGTGTTTTCTATACCACAAATAGAGATGTCTCTGAGGAGATCCTCATTGAGAAATCACCAGATGTTGCTGAAATGGAGAATAAGCTAACAAAGTCTATAAGGAGCTCTATTAGGACTATACAGGATGTCAATCTTTATGAGGAGAATGCTTATATTTCACCTTCTCTAGGGAAAACTCTGGTATCAGAAACCAAGAAGGATGAGAACTGTGAAAGTGTAATGGACACTAAAGAAAAAACCATCAATCAGCTACCATACAATGACAGTAATCAGAATCATTCATCGGGACCTCAATACCTAACAAGAAGCTTGAAGAGGCATGGAAAGACTTTTTGTTATTCAGAACTAAATAGGACAAGTAATGAAACTAGTTCAAAACAATTAAGAAGATTAATGACTAATGCATGTGAAATATCATGGCCTAAAAGAAGAAAGTTGAATTGCTTCTCGGATAGAATCCTTACTACTCCAAGAATAAGGTTTCATCAGCTTCAATATACTCAGGAAGACACTTGCTGTAGTAGCAAGCGAAGTTCACAAATTACTCCATTCGAGGAAATGCAGATCTCACCATCTCCCTCTGGAACCTTGTTGAACAGTGATACAGCAGATGCTGACTGGAGGAGCCATTCAGAAGTTTATCATCAAAGCAAAAAACAATGTGTGAGAGAG GATATCTTATGCTTGAAAAATAAAGACCAAATCATGGATGTTTCCTTGCCAATTCAACACACAAAAGGTGTGCATTCTTCCAATTTGGCAGATAGGAACTCTACGACCTGTGTATTGAATGAAATTGGTGGCTTTGAATTTACTCTTTCTCAATTAAAAGAACCTGGCACTTTTGGAGATGATTCTGATAAGAGATTGAATCATGTGGTATCTAAAGGTTATTGTTATGATATACAGTCTATAGAGGAGAAGGAAGTTTTTGATGCAGAGAAAAGTTTGAGCACATATGGTGCATCTTTATTGCCAAATTATCAGGATGATGTTGTGGATTGTGATGACTCCATGCCGGAGTTTGAGGGTTTTAGCGTTGGCGTATCTCCTATTAAGAGAAATGATATCTGCTATGATTCTAATTACCTATATTTTAGGGAGGAACATGTTTCTTTGGATTCAAAGCAAGGCTGTTCCACAGACTTGGTTACGCCCAAGACTCGTCCTTTCGAAAACTATAAAATCAACAAAATTGCTGATGTTTTTCAGTCATTACCTAATGGCCTCTTGGAGCAGATGAACTTAAATTATTCCCTCTCTGGTGATTATTCAGGACAATATAGGACAAGTGAACATGATAAAATGTCTGGTCTTTGCTGTAGCTTGGGATCTGTTTTTGACTGTTCGTTTGATGAAAGGTCTTATTCTCATAGCACACCTTCTGGTGCTAGATTTGGGTGGGCAGCTCATAAAGCTCCTTTGACTCCTCCAATAGAAAAGTCCAGCTTGAGAAAGATTTCAGGAAAAAGTGGTGCCAGTTCACAGACAGTGGGAACTAACCCTGAACTTGTGTGCTTCCGAATTGATGAAAATTCTAGCACCATGGAAGACATTCTTGATAAATCAGGCACCTCCAAAGAGGGTACTCGCTCAAGAGGTTTTAAAGTTCTGGATAATAGGGAACCACTTAAAGATGTCACTTCAAAATATGAAAATGCACCAACTTTGGTCCCTCCTACCAAGATGCTTCTTGATAGACGTGATCTAGAATTGGGATGTGCTTATACTGTCGATACAGATCAGATAGGAGATAAGGAGAACCAATGTCCTTCAATAAATGGAAACAAAGAAGGGAAAGCGGTTAAATTTTTATGTAGCAGGTCTAGTAAGCCAGAAATAAATGTGAAAACAGTTGATGGAAATAGAAGCCAAGCAAGCACCCGAAAAGGATGTAAGCCTAACAATATCATCTCCAACATATCTTCTTTCATCCCAATGGTCCGGAAAAAGCAGCAAGCAACAGCCACTAAAG GTAAGAAAGACATCAAAGTAAAAGCACTAGAGGCAGCTGAGGCTGCAAAACGTcttgaagaaaagaaacaaaatgcaCGTGAGATGCGGAAAGCAGCATCAAAGCTTGAGCGTGAAAGATTAGAGCAGGAGAAACAACTCAAGCAAAAACAGTTGGAGGAGGAAAAAAGAAGGAAGGCAGCATATATTGCTGCTAGGAAGAgacagagagaagaagaagaaaggaaagagaaagaaagaaaacgaagaTGCATTGAAGAAGCTTGGAAATTGCACAGAGAACAAGAGGAAAGGTTGCAAGCAAAAAAAGAGGATAAAGGGCTTCTATCCAAAGATGTT GATGATGATGGAAGGAAAAAAGGTCTTGTGCAAGAGGCAAAGCAGCAACTGAAACTAGAAAAAGGAGGGGTAGTTGCTGGGTCTAGAAAAGCAGAGGAAGTGGAACCAGGTGCCACCAAG GTGGTAATCAGCTCAGATGGTATGAAAGGAATAGTTCAAGATAGGATGCCTACCACTAAAGACAATCAAGATTTTCAATCATATGAGATATCTCCATACAAAGACTCTGATGATGAGGATGGGGAGGAGGAAAACATGCGCAGAAGAAAGTACATTCCTTCCTGGACTAG AAGAGAGTGCTTGGACCAACTTCTGCTATCACAGCAACATCAAGATCCATCAGATATTTTTTGCCGTAAGAGTTCATTCAACCAAAGTGACG TTCTATACCTTTCTGTTGTACGGCGGCAGCCATTGTGA
- the LOC103981038 gene encoding DNA oxidative demethylase ALKBH2 isoform X2, whose product MSSRIRFVEIADANPNPSGSRDKQVIDLGDGSEVVYIPRFISRDQAWEWCEHLDKEIPWTRPSIHVFGRSCLQPRETCYIADEGLAAMRYSGYQPNAYSWDDYPILKDILKAVYEALPGSKFNTVLLNRYKSGSDYVAWHSDEDKLYGSTPEIASVSFGCEREFLLRKKPSKKPATISLCCNACASLQRCTSIKWETTQGQYRTACFCSKAWIFVTDERLHPTRLGSFGAQAHESRFC is encoded by the exons ATGAGTTCGAGGATTCGATTCGTCGAAATCGCGGacgctaaccctaaccctagcggtAGCAGAGATAAGCAAGTGATCGATCTCGGCGACGGCAGCGAGGTCGTCTACATACCTCGATTTATTTCCCGCGATCAGGCGTGGGAATGGTGCGAGCATCTCGACAAAGAGATCCCGTGGACGAGACCCTCGATCCACGTCTTTGGGAGGTCTTGCCTCCAG CCAAGGGAGACATGCTATATTGCAGATGAAGGGCTAGCAGCTATGCGGTACAGTGGGTATCAGCCAAATGCATATTCTTGGGATGATTACCCTATCCTCAAAGACATCTTGAAGGCA GTTTATGAAGCACTTCCTGGGAGTAAATTTAATACTGTGCTGTTGAATAGATATAAAAGCGGCTCAGACTATGTGGCATGGCACTCGGATGAGGATAAGTTGTATGGCTCAACTCCAGAGATAGCTTCTGTATCATTTGGATGTGAACGGGAATTCTTGCTGCGAAAGAAACCTTCAAAAAAACCAG CTACCATTTCACTTTGTTGTAATGCATGTGCCAGCCTCCAGAGGTGCACATCAATCAAATGGGAAACAACACAAGGGCAATACAGAACAGCATGCTTTTGTTCTAAAGCATGGATCTTTGTTACTGATGAAAGGCTACACCCAACGAGATTGGGTTCATTCGGTGCCCAAGCGCATGAAAGCAGATTCTGTTAG
- the LOC135672388 gene encoding classical arabinogalactan protein 4-like, giving the protein MRAPLPPLAPGRHSAPFEPRRHWPRPTRCGSAGDLGPLPPPGLRTHPSSFPIKQGLLPRFLPPHCPIHLSPILQLRFRWKMYRATALVVLFVAAAGFAAAADAPAPGPNAKTEQTAPIHSPAKSPTTAPTPASSPATSAVSGPANAPAPATAAPANAPGPATAQGPAAAAPTTTTSPSSSPAAAPGPNTLDDEDDIPTDGPIPGSPPEPSVAASPEDDLSPTATTSSAGASLAAGTAFGALSAVLVAVLAF; this is encoded by the coding sequence ATGCGGGCGCCGTTGCCTCCGCTGGCCCCAGGTCGACACTCTGCTCCGTTTGAACCGCGACGCCACTGGCCTCGCCCGACACGTTGCGGCTCCGCCGGCGACCTCGGCCCTCTTCCTCCCCCCGGGTTGCGGACCCATCCCTCTTCCTTCCCTATAAAGCAAGGCCTCCTTCCCCGTTTTCTTCCACCACACTGCCCCATTCACCTATCTCCGATCCTACAGCTTCGATTTCGCTGGAAAATGTATCGCGCCACCGCTCTCGTCGTCCTCTTCGTGGCCGCGGCCGGCTTCGCAGCCGCTGCCGACGCCCCGGCACCCGGACCCAACGCCAAGACTGAGCAAACGGCGCCGATCCATTCTCCAGCGAAATCCCCCACCACGGCTCCCACCCCCGCCAGCTCCCCGGCTACCTCCGCGGTCTCCGGCCCCGCCAACGCTCCCGCTCCCGCAACCGCGGCGCCCGCGAATGCTCCGGGTCCCGCGACGGCCCAGGGCCCCGCTGCTGCGGCACCAACGACCACCACCTCGCCATCGTCCTCACCCGCCGCGGCGCCGGGCCCCAATACCTTGGATGACGAAGATGACATCCCGACTGATGGCCCCATCCCCGGAAGCCCCCCAGAGCCGTCCGTTGCCGCTTCCCCGGAGGATGATCTGAGCCCGACGGCGACGACTAGCAGCGCGGGAGCTTCTTTGGCAGCCGGCACCGCCTTCGGCGCACTCTCCGCCGTTCTGGTGGCCGTCTTGGCTTTCTAA